In Actinoplanes sp. NBC_00393, a single genomic region encodes these proteins:
- a CDS encoding DNA alkylation repair protein, which yields MELTAAAFLDALHAEADETERAKKQRYLHTGPETLVIGVRMKTLFATAKASQRMPLDQVEQLLQNPYYEARMGAVSILDFKARPVNTSDEQRHALYRVYMDNHDRIDNWDLVDRAAPRVVGWYLLDKSREPLYELAASADQWRRRTAITATFFLIWNHQYDDARKLADLLAKDPAPLVRKSVGIARRELAKYDTP from the coding sequence ATGGAGCTGACCGCGGCCGCCTTCCTCGACGCCCTGCACGCCGAAGCCGACGAAACCGAACGCGCCAAGAAGCAGCGCTACCTGCACACCGGCCCCGAGACCCTGGTCATCGGGGTGCGCATGAAGACCCTGTTCGCCACCGCGAAGGCCTCCCAGCGCATGCCCCTGGACCAGGTCGAACAGCTCCTGCAGAACCCGTACTACGAGGCCCGGATGGGCGCGGTCAGCATCCTGGACTTCAAGGCCCGCCCGGTGAACACCAGCGACGAGCAACGCCACGCGCTGTACCGGGTGTACATGGACAACCACGACCGCATCGACAACTGGGACCTGGTCGACCGGGCCGCACCCCGCGTCGTCGGCTGGTACCTGCTCGACAAGTCCCGCGAGCCGCTCTACGAGCTGGCCGCGTCGGCGGATCAGTGGCGCCGGCGCACCGCCATCACCGCCACGTTCTTCCTGATCTGGAACCACCAGTACGACGATGCCCGCAAACTCGCCGACCTGCTGGCCAAGGACCCGGCCCCGCTGGTCCGCAAATCGGTGGGCATCGCCCGCCGGGAACTCGCCAAGTACGACACGCCGTAA
- a CDS encoding IucA/IucC family siderophore biosynthesis protein, which translates to MPDPAATRAELVVLRPDLVSRYDAALPGAQSAVLTRLYGALEREPLPGIADKSRKAGRTSVAFGNGETVDFPTTAGEPFAHETETGDPIALTARLWPASKLVDEIAESVANLALARAAATPPDLPAPGDPDSLGKIEQMLVDGHPLHPCCRTRTGMSVADVLAYAPEHRPVIRLRRLRVPAEKWHGTAQPVLYAHPWQAPRLQARYPWLTSAGVTRPVRPLMSLRTVAPVSGGPHIKTAVDIQMTSAVRTVSPAAVHNGPRLSALLTRLTADLPLDVLTETAAGAVITEHGPDRRLAFLTRQAPRLGPGETAIPLGVLATAPVLQKTVDDPYTFMGLLGSVLFAPLARVLDRGVALEAHGQNTLIVLAEGRPVRSLYRDLGGVRVDATRHRDLGLIGDLPTDDPAELRTKLAAAALGATALQLITALARHRGAEPGKLWRILAEALHDTGPLLTDPLPIKATTAMRLATDPLADQWTHLPNPMAA; encoded by the coding sequence GTGCCCGATCCCGCTGCGACCCGCGCCGAGCTGGTCGTGCTGCGCCCCGACCTGGTCTCCCGTTACGACGCCGCCCTGCCCGGCGCCCAGTCAGCGGTCCTGACCCGGCTCTACGGAGCACTCGAACGCGAACCCCTGCCCGGAATAGCGGACAAATCCCGAAAAGCTGGACGGACGTCGGTGGCGTTCGGCAACGGAGAAACGGTCGACTTCCCCACGACCGCCGGGGAGCCCTTCGCGCACGAAACCGAAACCGGGGACCCGATCGCGTTGACTGCGCGGCTGTGGCCGGCAAGCAAGCTCGTCGACGAGATCGCCGAGAGCGTCGCCAACCTGGCCCTGGCCCGCGCCGCCGCCACCCCACCGGACCTGCCGGCGCCCGGCGACCCCGACAGCCTCGGCAAGATCGAACAGATGCTCGTCGACGGGCACCCGCTGCACCCCTGCTGCCGCACCCGCACCGGCATGAGCGTCGCCGACGTGCTCGCCTACGCCCCCGAACACCGCCCGGTCATCCGGCTGCGCCGGCTACGGGTCCCCGCCGAGAAGTGGCACGGCACCGCCCAGCCCGTCCTGTACGCCCACCCGTGGCAGGCGCCCCGCCTGCAAGCCCGCTACCCGTGGCTCACCAGCGCCGGCGTCACCCGCCCGGTACGCCCCCTGATGTCACTGCGCACCGTCGCCCCCGTCAGCGGCGGCCCGCACATCAAAACCGCCGTCGACATCCAGATGACCTCCGCCGTGCGCACCGTCTCCCCCGCCGCCGTCCACAACGGCCCCCGCCTCTCCGCCCTGCTCACCCGGCTGACCGCCGACCTGCCGCTGGATGTGCTCACCGAAACCGCGGCCGGGGCGGTGATCACCGAGCACGGACCCGACCGGCGCCTGGCGTTCCTCACCCGGCAGGCACCCCGCCTCGGCCCCGGCGAGACCGCCATCCCCCTCGGCGTGCTCGCCACCGCCCCGGTGCTGCAGAAAACGGTCGATGACCCGTACACCTTCATGGGTCTGCTCGGCTCTGTGCTGTTCGCGCCGCTGGCGCGCGTGCTCGACCGCGGCGTCGCGCTGGAGGCGCACGGCCAGAACACCCTGATCGTGCTGGCCGAAGGCCGGCCGGTCCGGTCCCTCTACCGCGACCTCGGCGGCGTACGCGTCGACGCCACCCGCCACCGCGACCTCGGCCTGATCGGCGACCTGCCCACCGACGACCCCGCCGAGCTGCGCACCAAACTCGCCGCCGCCGCCCTCGGCGCCACCGCCCTGCAACTGATCACCGCGCTCGCCCGGCACCGCGGCGCCGAACCCGGCAAGCTGTGGCGCATCCTCGCCGAAGCCCTGCACGACACCGGGCCCCTGCTCACCGACCCCCTGCCGATCAAAGCCACCACCGCCATGCGGCTCGCCACCGACCCGCTCGCCGACCAGTGGACCCACCTGCCCAACCCGATGGCGGCATGA